The Fortiea contorta PCC 7126 genome has a segment encoding these proteins:
- a CDS encoding DUF1997 domain-containing protein has protein sequence MATRFTASQSVEIAVPEQPIPIQHYLRQPQRLVNALVDTSRIQPLSEEVFRLKMRPLTFMSLSIQPTVDMRVWAEANGTIYLRSVGCEILGFEYINQRFALDLKGHLSPYQLSAGTRLQGRADLQVQVELPLPLIFTPKPILEATGNSLLKSVLLTVKQRLLHQLLADYRYWVISQTQESSHREGGTELPILNLE, from the coding sequence ATGGCTACCCGGTTTACTGCCTCGCAATCGGTTGAAATCGCTGTTCCAGAGCAGCCTATTCCTATTCAACACTACTTGCGACAACCCCAACGTTTAGTAAACGCTTTGGTTGACACCAGCCGCATTCAGCCCCTTTCTGAGGAAGTATTTCGGTTAAAAATGCGTCCTCTGACTTTTATGTCGTTGAGTATTCAACCTACCGTAGACATGAGAGTATGGGCAGAAGCAAATGGCACGATTTATTTACGTTCAGTCGGTTGCGAAATATTGGGTTTTGAGTATATCAACCAACGTTTTGCTTTAGATTTAAAAGGGCATTTATCTCCTTATCAGTTGAGTGCTGGAACTCGCCTGCAAGGAAGAGCCGATTTACAAGTCCAAGTCGAGCTACCACTGCCTTTGATCTTCACTCCCAAACCAATTTTAGAAGCCACTGGCAATAGCTTACTCAAAAGTGTTTTGTTGACAGTGAAGCAACGATTACTACATCAACTTTTAGCCGATTATCGCTACTGGGTGATATCGCAAACGCAGGAAAGCTCCCACAGGGAGGGCGGTACAGAATTACCAATCCTCAATCTAGAATAA
- the pheA gene encoding prephenate dehydratase has protein sequence MTIAIAHLGPPGTYAEQASIFYANWLSKNTEIKGRLFPYPSIAQSLQAVAQGDVQLAVVPVENSVEGSVTMTMDTLWQLDSLRITLALIMPITHTLISRASSLDEIKTVYSHPQALAQCQGWLGLFLPTVQLIPCNSTTEALERLESDLTMAAIASSRAAQLYNLPILASGINDYPENCTRFWVVSHTQAETVNYKLLSNNSHTSIAFSVPANIPGALVKPLQIFAQLGINLSRIESRPTKRSLGEYLFFLDLEADATDSRIEYALAQLAPHTEILKIFGSYGILPIGTLE, from the coding sequence ATGACCATAGCGATCGCACATTTAGGGCCACCCGGAACTTACGCTGAACAAGCAAGTATATTTTATGCAAACTGGCTTAGTAAAAATACTGAAATTAAAGGGAGATTATTTCCTTATCCAAGCATTGCTCAATCACTCCAAGCCGTTGCTCAAGGAGATGTCCAGTTAGCTGTCGTCCCTGTAGAAAATTCTGTCGAAGGTAGTGTAACAATGACAATGGATACACTGTGGCAGCTAGACAGTTTGCGAATCACGCTGGCTTTAATCATGCCGATTACTCATACGCTGATCTCCCGTGCCTCTAGTTTAGATGAAATTAAAACCGTTTATTCTCATCCTCAAGCTTTGGCTCAATGTCAAGGATGGTTGGGGCTATTTCTCCCCACTGTGCAATTGATTCCTTGCAATTCTACAACAGAAGCACTAGAGCGACTAGAATCGGATTTGACGATGGCGGCGATCGCTTCTAGCAGAGCTGCTCAACTTTATAATTTGCCCATACTAGCTAGCGGTATTAATGATTATCCCGAGAACTGTACTCGGTTTTGGGTGGTGAGTCACACCCAAGCAGAGACTGTAAACTACAAATTATTGAGCAATAATAGTCACACCTCAATAGCTTTTAGCGTACCCGCTAATATACCCGGAGCACTGGTCAAACCATTGCAAATATTTGCTCAGTTGGGAATCAATCTCAGTCGGATTGAATCTCGTCCAACTAAGCGCTCGCTTGGCGAATACTTATTCTTTCTGGACTTAGAAGCTGACGCTACGGATTCCCGAATAGAATATGCTTTGGCGCAGTTGGCTCCACATACAGAAATTTTAAAAATCTTTGGCAGTTATGGTATCTTGCCAATAGGGACTCTTGAATAA
- the rpsJ gene encoding 30S ribosomal protein S10 encodes MATLQQQKIRIRLQAFDRRLLDTSCEKIVDTANRTNATAIGPIPLPTKRKIYCVLRSPHVDKDSREHFETRTHRRIIDIYQPSSKTIDALMKLDLPSGVDIEVKL; translated from the coding sequence ATGGCTACTCTACAGCAGCAGAAAATTAGAATTCGCTTACAGGCCTTTGACCGTCGTCTACTAGATACATCTTGCGAGAAGATCGTAGACACAGCTAACCGCACTAACGCCACAGCCATAGGCCCGATTCCTTTACCCACGAAACGTAAAATATATTGCGTGCTGCGGTCTCCTCACGTAGATAAAGATTCCCGCGAACACTTTGAAACCCGCACCCACCGCCGGATTATCGACATCTATCAGCCATCTTCCAAAACTATCGATGCTTTGATGAAACTGGATTTACCATCAGGTGTAGATATCGAAGTCAAATTATAG
- a CDS encoding LON peptidase substrate-binding domain-containing protein: MASSSKIAVRELPLFPLPEVVLFPTRPLPLHIFEFRYRIMMNTILESDRRFGVLMVDPSKNAIANVGCCAEIIHYQRLPDDRIKMLTLGQQRFRVLEYVREKPYRVGLVEWIEDQPPSKDLRPLAIEVEQLLRDVVRLSAKLTEQNIELPEDLPDLPTELSYWVASNLYNVAAEQQTLLEMRDTVARLERESEILTSTRNHLAARTVLKDTFN; this comes from the coding sequence ATGGCATCCTCTTCTAAAATTGCAGTCCGTGAACTACCTCTGTTCCCGTTACCTGAAGTAGTTCTGTTTCCTACCAGACCATTACCTCTACATATCTTTGAATTTCGCTACCGAATCATGATGAACACGATTTTGGAAAGCGATCGCAGGTTCGGAGTGTTGATGGTAGATCCAAGCAAAAATGCGATCGCCAATGTTGGTTGTTGTGCAGAAATTATTCATTATCAAAGGCTGCCTGATGACCGCATCAAAATGTTAACTTTAGGACAGCAAAGATTTCGCGTTTTAGAATATGTCCGTGAAAAGCCCTATCGTGTCGGTCTAGTAGAGTGGATTGAAGACCAGCCACCCTCTAAAGATTTACGTCCTCTAGCAATAGAAGTAGAACAACTGCTGCGGGATGTTGTACGTCTCTCAGCGAAGTTAACTGAACAAAACATTGAACTACCAGAAGATTTACCAGATTTGCCAACAGAATTATCATACTGGGTGGCTAGTAATCTTTATAACGTAGCGGCAGAACAACAGACATTATTAGAAATGCGAGACACGGTGGCTCGTCTGGAACGAGAATCAGAAATTTTGACTTCTACTCGCAATCATTTAGCAGCGCGTACAGTTCTCAAAGACACCTTCAATTAG
- a CDS encoding ribonuclease HII codes for MARTKQTEAIWSNLLISESSWLELSVLSGISGMAGVDEVGRGALFGPVVAAAVILPDDAWPKLIAAEIKDSKKLSSFRRTHLAQQICTLAIDWKIGYASTAEIDQINILQATLLAMKRAVLKLRVQPAICLIDGNQFVKDLPLPQQTIVKGDERSLTIAAASIVAKVWRDDLVLRLASKYPMYALERNKGYGSPQHLLALQQYGPSPLHRQSFRPCQIQCRVTSK; via the coding sequence ATGGCAAGGACAAAGCAGACTGAGGCAATTTGGTCAAATTTACTTATTAGCGAGTCCAGTTGGCTGGAGTTATCGGTTTTATCAGGTATTTCTGGTATGGCTGGTGTGGATGAAGTAGGGCGAGGTGCTCTATTTGGCCCCGTAGTAGCGGCAGCAGTGATACTACCAGATGATGCTTGGCCAAAACTGATAGCAGCTGAAATTAAGGATAGTAAAAAGCTGTCTAGCTTTCGTAGAACTCACCTAGCCCAGCAAATCTGTACTCTAGCAATCGATTGGAAAATAGGATACGCTTCTACTGCGGAAATTGACCAGATAAACATTTTGCAGGCAACATTGTTAGCGATGAAGCGGGCTGTACTTAAGCTGAGAGTACAGCCTGCGATATGCTTGATTGATGGCAATCAGTTCGTCAAGGACTTACCACTGCCGCAACAAACAATAGTTAAGGGAGATGAGCGATCGCTTACCATCGCTGCTGCTAGTATTGTGGCTAAAGTTTGGCGTGATGATTTGGTGTTGCGTCTAGCATCCAAGTATCCCATGTACGCACTAGAGCGCAACAAAGGTTATGGTAGCCCTCAGCATTTGCTAGCTTTGCAACAATACGGCCCCTCGCCTTTGCATCGTCAGTCCTTTCGTCCTTGCCAAATTCAGTGCAGAGTTACAAGTAAGTAA
- the fusA gene encoding elongation factor G, with product MARTIPLEKVRNIGIAAHIDAGKTTTTERILFYSGIIHKIGEVHEGTAVTDWMDQERERGITITAAAISTSWKDHQINIIDTPGHVDFTIEVERSMRVLDGVIAVFCSVGGVQPQSETVWRQADRYKVPRIAFVNKMDRTGANFYKVHEQMRDRLRANAIAIQLPIGSENEFQGIVDLVRNRAYIYTNDQGTDIQETDIPAELQAQVEEYRIKLVEAVSETDDALMTKYFEGEELTEEEIAVALRKGTIAGTIVPVLCGSAFKNKGVQLMLDAVVDYLPAPSEVPPIQGILPNGDTVERQADDNEPLAALAFKIMADPYGRLTFVRVYSGVLKKGSYVLNATKNKKERISRLVLMKADDRQDVDELRAGDLGAALGLKDTLTGDTICDDGSPVILESLFIPEPVISVAVEPKTKNDMDKLSKALQSLSEEDPTFRVNVDPETNQTVIAGMGELHLEILVDRMLREFKVEANVGAPQVAYRETIRKTVTNVEGKFIRQSGGKGQYGHVVINLEPGEPGTGFEFVSKIVGGVVPKEYVGPAEQGMKESCESGILAGYPLIDVKATLVHGSYHDVDSSEMAFKIAGSMAMKEAVLKASPVLLEPMMKVEVEVPEDFIGNVIGDLIARRGQIENQSTEQGLAKVASKVPLATMFGYATDIRSKTQGRGIFTMEFSHYEEVPKSVAETIIAKSKGNA from the coding sequence GTGGCACGTACGATCCCGCTAGAGAAAGTACGCAACATCGGCATTGCGGCGCATATAGATGCGGGCAAGACAACAACAACAGAGAGAATATTATTTTACTCTGGGATAATTCATAAAATTGGCGAAGTTCATGAAGGAACTGCCGTCACAGACTGGATGGATCAAGAGCGGGAGCGGGGAATCACCATTACCGCCGCTGCGATATCTACCAGCTGGAAAGATCATCAAATTAACATTATCGATACTCCTGGTCACGTAGACTTCACAATCGAAGTCGAACGGTCTATGCGGGTGTTGGATGGAGTCATCGCCGTGTTTTGTTCTGTGGGTGGCGTGCAACCACAATCCGAGACAGTGTGGCGACAAGCAGACCGCTACAAAGTCCCTCGGATAGCCTTTGTTAACAAGATGGATCGCACAGGAGCGAACTTCTATAAAGTCCACGAGCAAATGCGAGATCGCTTGCGGGCTAACGCCATTGCCATTCAATTACCCATTGGTAGTGAAAATGAATTCCAAGGAATCGTTGATCTAGTACGTAACCGCGCATACATCTACACCAACGACCAGGGAACCGATATCCAAGAAACTGACATCCCTGCAGAACTGCAAGCCCAAGTAGAAGAATACCGCATCAAGCTAGTAGAAGCGGTGTCAGAAACAGACGACGCCCTGATGACTAAGTACTTCGAGGGCGAAGAACTTACAGAAGAGGAAATCGCTGTTGCCCTGCGTAAAGGTACAATTGCTGGCACAATCGTACCCGTACTTTGTGGCTCGGCATTTAAAAACAAAGGCGTACAGTTAATGCTGGATGCCGTTGTTGATTACCTACCAGCACCAAGTGAAGTACCCCCAATTCAAGGCATACTGCCTAATGGCGATACTGTTGAGCGGCAGGCTGATGATAATGAACCCCTAGCAGCTCTAGCATTCAAGATTATGGCTGACCCCTATGGTCGCCTGACATTTGTTCGCGTTTATTCTGGTGTGTTGAAAAAGGGCAGCTACGTCCTCAACGCCACCAAGAACAAAAAAGAGCGGATTTCTCGGTTAGTACTGATGAAGGCAGACGATCGTCAAGATGTCGATGAACTGCGCGCGGGCGATTTGGGAGCAGCCCTGGGATTGAAAGATACGTTGACAGGTGACACCATCTGTGATGATGGCTCACCAGTGATTCTGGAATCTCTGTTTATTCCTGAGCCTGTGATCTCGGTAGCGGTTGAACCCAAAACCAAGAACGACATGGATAAATTATCCAAGGCTCTGCAATCTCTCTCAGAAGAAGACCCTACCTTCCGCGTCAACGTTGACCCAGAAACTAACCAAACTGTAATTGCAGGGATGGGAGAACTCCACCTGGAAATTCTGGTGGACCGGATGTTACGCGAATTCAAAGTAGAAGCGAACGTGGGTGCGCCGCAAGTAGCTTACCGCGAAACAATTCGCAAAACAGTCACCAACGTAGAAGGTAAGTTCATCCGTCAAAGTGGTGGTAAAGGTCAATACGGTCACGTTGTGATCAATTTGGAACCAGGAGAACCCGGTACTGGCTTTGAATTCGTCTCCAAAATTGTCGGCGGTGTAGTACCTAAAGAGTACGTAGGCCCCGCAGAGCAAGGGATGAAAGAAAGCTGTGAATCTGGTATTTTAGCTGGATATCCACTGATTGATGTGAAAGCAACGCTAGTTCACGGTTCTTACCATGACGTGGACTCTTCAGAAATGGCTTTCAAAATCGCCGGCTCAATGGCAATGAAAGAAGCTGTGCTCAAAGCTTCACCAGTACTATTAGAGCCTATGATGAAAGTTGAAGTGGAAGTTCCTGAAGACTTTATCGGGAACGTCATTGGCGACCTCATTGCCCGTCGGGGGCAGATTGAAAACCAAAGCACTGAACAGGGACTCGCTAAAGTGGCATCAAAAGTTCCACTGGCGACCATGTTCGGCTACGCCACTGATATCCGCTCTAAGACCCAAGGTCGGGGTATCTTTACGATGGAGTTCAGCCACTACGAAGAGGTGCCCAAGAGCGTAGCTGAAACTATCATTGCAAAAAGCAAAGGGAACGCTTAA
- the tuf gene encoding elongation factor Tu, with product MARAKFERNKPHINIGTVGHVDHGKTTLTAAITMTLAALGQAVAKGYDQIDNAPEEKARGITINTAHVEYETTNRHYAHVDCPGHADYVKNMITGAAQMDGGILVVAATDGPMPQTREHILLAKQVGVPSLVVFLNKEDLMDDPELLELVELELRELLSSYDFPGDDIPIVKGSGLQALEAMTKNPKTQRGENEWVDKIYELMDAVDSYIPTPERDVDKPFLMAVEDVFSITGRGTVATGRIERGKVKVGDNVELVGIKDTRNTTVTGIEMFKKSLEEGLAGDNAGVLLRGIQKADIERGMVIAKPGSIKPHLEFEGEVYVLTEKEGGRKTPFFAGYRPQFYVRTTDVTGTIKAFTADDGATVEMVMPGDRIKVTVELINAIAIEQGMRFAIREGGRTIGAGVVSKIIK from the coding sequence ATGGCACGCGCAAAGTTTGAAAGGAATAAACCCCATATCAATATAGGTACAGTTGGCCACGTTGACCACGGTAAAACTACCTTGACAGCAGCCATCACTATGACATTGGCGGCTCTCGGTCAGGCTGTAGCTAAAGGCTACGATCAAATCGATAACGCACCAGAAGAAAAAGCGCGGGGTATCACCATTAACACCGCTCACGTGGAATATGAAACCACGAATCGGCACTATGCTCACGTAGATTGTCCAGGCCACGCTGACTATGTGAAGAACATGATCACTGGTGCGGCGCAAATGGACGGCGGTATCCTAGTAGTGGCGGCTACTGATGGCCCCATGCCCCAAACCCGCGAACACATCCTGTTGGCAAAACAGGTGGGTGTTCCTAGCTTGGTGGTTTTCTTGAACAAAGAAGACTTGATGGACGACCCAGAATTGTTAGAACTAGTAGAGCTAGAACTCAGAGAACTGCTCTCTAGTTACGATTTCCCTGGCGACGATATTCCCATTGTCAAAGGATCAGGTCTACAGGCGCTCGAAGCCATGACCAAGAATCCCAAGACTCAAAGAGGGGAAAATGAATGGGTGGATAAAATCTACGAACTGATGGATGCTGTAGATTCCTATATCCCCACTCCAGAGCGGGATGTAGATAAACCCTTCCTCATGGCTGTAGAAGACGTGTTCTCAATCACAGGTCGTGGTACAGTCGCTACCGGACGGATTGAACGGGGTAAAGTTAAAGTCGGTGATAACGTGGAATTGGTGGGTATTAAAGATACCCGCAACACCACCGTCACCGGGATCGAGATGTTTAAGAAGAGTCTCGAAGAAGGTCTAGCTGGAGATAACGCGGGTGTGCTACTCCGGGGTATCCAGAAAGCTGATATTGAAAGAGGTATGGTAATCGCCAAACCTGGTTCAATCAAGCCTCACCTAGAGTTTGAAGGTGAAGTATACGTGTTGACGGAAAAAGAAGGTGGTCGGAAAACACCATTTTTTGCTGGCTACCGCCCTCAGTTCTACGTACGGACAACTGATGTAACCGGTACTATCAAAGCTTTCACCGCTGATGATGGCGCTACAGTGGAAATGGTGATGCCAGGCGATCGCATCAAAGTCACTGTGGAATTGATCAACGCGATCGCTATTGAACAAGGAATGCGTTTCGCTATCCGCGAAGGTGGTCGGACAATCGGCGCTGGCGTCGTTTCCAAAATCATCAAATAG
- a CDS encoding Rne/Rng family ribonuclease, with product MPKQIIIAEQHQIAAVFSEDQIQELVVATGHHQIGDIYLGVVENVLPGIDAAFVNIGDPERNGFIHVTDLGPLKLKRTAAAITELLAPQQKVLVQVMKEPTGTKGPRLTGNITLPGRYVVLMPYGRGVNLSRRIKSESERNRLRALAILIKPAGMGLLVRTEAEGKPEEAIIEDLEVLQKQWEAIQQEAHSTRAPALLNRDDDFIQRVLRDMYGADVNRIVVDSSTGLKRVKQYLQNWSGGQTPQGLLIDHHRDRSPILEYFRINAAIREALKPRVDLPSGGYIIIEPTEALTVIDVNSGSFTRSATARETVLWTNCEAATEIARQLRLRNIAGVIVVDFIDMESRRDQLQVLEHFNKALKADKARPQIAQLTELGLVELTRKRQGQNIYELFGETCPTCGGLGHTVRLPGENESRLPTPPEIPDRFVSPPHREPRLPVTARIPEPREAYDPFSEAFDTEADNGALNLVNHPSYQEIGDNKRRTRTRRSRIGINGVNGKDESRVTPHPQVFVNEPDLDLDGDNDLVAAPEIPAPNIGKPTWTDRGERTKITKVEPVKPVVEPPEIRTVEMTLPEQDIFALMGISPLVKLDREVKNPKSVIVNIVQPGQTPAAPSESITDAPVLEKTSNEVVAVKTPILKVEPEPKSIPEPIVELSDLASIADEHEVNSATAASRRRRRRSSAADGTAEES from the coding sequence ATGCCAAAACAAATTATTATCGCGGAACAGCATCAAATTGCTGCAGTCTTTTCGGAAGATCAAATACAAGAACTCGTAGTAGCTACAGGCCATCACCAAATTGGTGATATTTACTTAGGAGTAGTAGAAAATGTACTACCTGGGATAGATGCGGCTTTTGTTAACATTGGTGATCCAGAGCGCAATGGGTTTATTCATGTAACCGACTTGGGGCCATTAAAGCTCAAGCGCACGGCTGCAGCCATCACAGAACTTTTAGCACCGCAACAAAAAGTGTTGGTGCAGGTGATGAAAGAGCCAACGGGAACCAAAGGCCCAAGACTGACAGGTAATATTACTTTACCTGGGCGTTATGTGGTGCTCATGCCCTACGGCAGGGGTGTAAACTTGTCACGGCGGATTAAAAGTGAAAGTGAGCGCAATCGCTTGCGAGCACTGGCGATTTTAATCAAACCTGCAGGGATGGGTTTACTGGTGCGTACCGAAGCAGAAGGTAAGCCAGAAGAGGCGATTATTGAAGACTTAGAAGTACTACAAAAGCAATGGGAAGCGATTCAACAAGAAGCTCACTCTACACGCGCACCAGCGTTACTTAACCGGGATGATGACTTTATCCAGCGAGTGTTGCGGGATATGTACGGTGCGGATGTGAACCGAATTGTGGTTGATTCCAGCACTGGTTTAAAGCGAGTTAAGCAATATTTGCAGAATTGGAGTGGGGGTCAGACACCGCAGGGATTGTTGATTGATCATCACCGCGATCGCTCACCAATTTTAGAATACTTCCGGATCAATGCCGCTATTCGTGAAGCTCTCAAACCAAGAGTAGATTTGCCTTCTGGCGGATATATCATCATTGAACCGACAGAAGCATTAACTGTAATTGATGTCAACTCTGGTTCCTTCACGCGATCAGCAACCGCCAGAGAAACGGTGTTGTGGACAAACTGTGAAGCGGCTACAGAAATTGCGCGCCAGTTACGTCTGCGGAACATTGCTGGGGTAATTGTCGTTGATTTTATTGATATGGAATCAAGACGTGACCAGCTACAAGTCTTAGAACATTTTAATAAAGCCCTGAAAGCAGACAAAGCTCGTCCGCAAATTGCTCAACTCACCGAACTGGGTCTAGTAGAACTTACCCGCAAGCGCCAAGGTCAAAATATTTACGAATTATTTGGCGAAACTTGCCCGACTTGCGGTGGTTTAGGGCATACTGTACGATTGCCTGGAGAAAACGAAAGCCGATTACCAACACCCCCAGAAATACCAGACCGTTTTGTCTCTCCACCCCATAGAGAACCGCGTTTACCAGTTACTGCTCGCATTCCAGAACCACGAGAAGCTTATGATCCATTTAGTGAAGCTTTCGACACCGAAGCTGATAATGGTGCATTGAATCTTGTCAATCATCCCAGCTATCAAGAAATAGGCGACAACAAGCGCCGCACCCGCACCCGTCGCAGTCGTATTGGTATAAATGGAGTCAACGGCAAAGATGAATCAAGAGTGACTCCCCATCCGCAAGTTTTTGTGAACGAACCAGATTTAGACTTGGATGGAGACAACGATTTAGTCGCCGCACCAGAGATACCTGCACCTAATATTGGTAAACCTACTTGGACGGACAGAGGAGAGCGGACTAAAATTACCAAGGTAGAGCCAGTCAAACCAGTAGTAGAGCCACCGGAAATACGCACTGTAGAAATGACGCTGCCAGAACAGGATATATTTGCTCTGATGGGAATCTCTCCTTTGGTTAAGTTAGATCGGGAAGTGAAAAATCCCAAATCTGTGATCGTTAATATTGTTCAGCCAGGACAAACCCCAGCAGCGCCCAGTGAATCGATTACAGACGCACCTGTTTTGGAAAAAACTAGCAACGAAGTTGTTGCAGTGAAGACACCCATATTAAAAGTTGAACCGGAACCGAAATCTATACCCGAACCAATTGTAGAATTATCGGATCTGGCATCAATTGCAGATGAACATGAAGTAAATAGCGCTACCGCTGCTAGCCGTCGCCGTCGCCGTCGTTCTTCTGCGGCGGATGGTACTGCTGAGGAAAGTTAA